In Desulfosporosinus sp. Sb-LF, the following are encoded in one genomic region:
- a CDS encoding O-antigen ligase family protein: MKKWGGWIIPLFFALVPWDISKVLFPPYQSGSETQTTLTFLRIGMVILIAWGAWQFAQGGIRKTFRRMVGAPLIWAVIPLFIAILVSLTTSLQPRTTMVEGMRLVLLFAVGVSMALGADRKVVFERIFKVIFVMATLTAVIGLIQYLSGQWIWGGGINILGVRRVNATFMDPNIFARYLDVSILGTLVLLLRREWYLRIGIALSLIIQVVALGVTFSRTGWIILLLGLIILAIGAAEHGRTRWSMLGIGTLGLAVLIIIPSIRARFETLFTGIGALGQRQHLLKGGWAMFIEHPLTGVGLGNFQWALENPYHYLVPWSDAVTRSHTSLVTVAAEMGILGVIGMASFLLLLTGMNLRVTNQMNAFAQVVLISVFVVWLSSQGEGRFFEDPMVWAFWGLSLAIQWKPWGEDWDG; encoded by the coding sequence GTGAAAAAGTGGGGAGGTTGGATTATTCCCCTGTTTTTTGCCCTGGTGCCTTGGGATATCAGCAAAGTATTGTTTCCCCCATATCAAAGTGGTTCGGAAACGCAAACTACCTTGACCTTTCTACGTATTGGTATGGTTATTTTAATTGCCTGGGGAGCATGGCAATTTGCCCAGGGAGGGATCAGAAAGACGTTTCGACGAATGGTGGGGGCCCCATTAATCTGGGCTGTTATTCCTTTGTTTATCGCAATCCTTGTTTCACTGACAACGTCCCTGCAACCACGGACAACAATGGTAGAAGGGATGCGCTTAGTTCTTCTCTTCGCTGTCGGAGTTAGCATGGCTTTGGGCGCGGACCGAAAGGTAGTTTTCGAACGCATATTTAAGGTGATCTTTGTAATGGCCACCCTTACTGCGGTTATAGGGCTGATACAATACCTGAGCGGTCAATGGATCTGGGGAGGAGGCATCAATATCCTTGGAGTACGGAGGGTGAATGCAACCTTTATGGATCCCAATATTTTCGCCCGTTATCTTGACGTCTCTATCCTAGGAACGTTAGTCCTTCTCCTAAGGCGTGAATGGTATTTGAGGATAGGGATAGCCCTATCACTTATTATCCAAGTAGTGGCCTTGGGGGTTACTTTTTCGCGAACAGGCTGGATCATTTTACTCTTAGGGCTCATTATATTGGCTATCGGAGCTGCAGAACACGGGAGAACGCGTTGGAGTATGCTGGGGATTGGGACGTTGGGATTAGCTGTTCTTATCATAATCCCTAGTATTCGTGCCCGATTTGAAACACTCTTCACGGGTATCGGTGCGCTTGGACAGCGTCAACACCTGCTAAAGGGCGGTTGGGCTATGTTTATCGAACACCCACTGACGGGAGTCGGGTTGGGAAACTTTCAGTGGGCCTTGGAAAATCCGTACCATTATCTTGTGCCTTGGAGTGATGCAGTCACTCGATCACATACCAGCCTGGTTACGGTGGCTGCTGAGATGGGGATTTTAGGGGTTATCGGCATGGCTTCTTTTCTTCTTCTTTTAACGGGTATGAATTTGCGAGTGACGAATCAAATGAACGCTTTTGCACAAGTAGTGTTGATTAGTGTGTTCGTAGTTTGGCTCAGTTCCCAGGGGGAAGGTCGGTTTTTTGAAGACCCTATGGTTTGGGCCTTTTGGGGATTGAGCCTAGCTATTCAGTGGAAGCCATGGGGGGAGGACTGGGATGGCTAA
- a CDS encoding glycosyltransferase family 4 protein, producing the protein MRFLILTQYFPPETGAAQVRLKELAKGLQRQGHEVVVVTAFPNHPSGVIPPKYRGYWSMKDEVEGLPVYRTWVYPVQRGHFWKRLLNYFSFTFSSLWGILKAGPCDVLFVESPPLFLGMTAVLGSWIKRAHLVFNVSDLWPESAVALGLVTNKTMIRMTEALETWLYNRSWKLSAVTLGIRDTWLKRGIPAKKISFLPNGVNLELFRLLPPDEDLKEKLGLSGKFVLVYTGTMGYAQGLETLLEAAKLLGSEPQYHFLFLGDGTEKPKLEAMAAEMKLTNVQFLGFQPVTDMPRYLSLAAASIIPLKKLKLFEGARPSKMFPAMGCAVPVIYSGEGEAVELIQKAGAGLTVEPENPKEMAQAIRSLYELSDQGRSMGENGRRYVEEHYSWDKIVSRWLQELK; encoded by the coding sequence ATGCGGTTTTTGATCTTGACCCAATATTTCCCCCCGGAAACAGGGGCTGCCCAGGTGCGGCTCAAAGAACTGGCGAAAGGCTTACAGCGACAGGGGCATGAGGTTGTCGTCGTCACTGCATTTCCTAATCATCCCTCCGGGGTTATTCCGCCGAAGTATCGAGGATACTGGTCTATGAAGGATGAAGTCGAAGGATTACCTGTCTACCGGACATGGGTTTATCCCGTGCAACGGGGACATTTTTGGAAACGCCTGTTAAATTACTTTTCATTTACCTTTTCTTCGTTATGGGGAATTTTAAAGGCAGGCCCCTGTGATGTCCTTTTCGTAGAATCACCCCCACTATTTTTGGGGATGACCGCCGTACTTGGAAGTTGGATCAAACGGGCCCATCTTGTGTTTAATGTCTCAGACCTCTGGCCTGAATCTGCCGTTGCACTAGGCCTGGTTACCAATAAGACAATGATTCGTATGACAGAAGCCTTAGAAACTTGGCTCTACAATCGTTCCTGGAAACTTTCTGCGGTGACGTTAGGAATTCGGGATACTTGGTTAAAACGGGGAATACCGGCCAAGAAGATCTCCTTTTTACCGAATGGGGTCAACCTTGAACTTTTTCGCTTACTACCTCCAGATGAGGATTTGAAAGAAAAGTTGGGGCTTTCGGGCAAATTTGTGTTGGTCTATACAGGCACGATGGGTTATGCCCAGGGACTTGAAACATTATTAGAGGCGGCAAAGCTTTTGGGTTCCGAGCCACAGTATCATTTTCTCTTTCTAGGAGACGGGACTGAAAAACCGAAACTCGAGGCGATGGCTGCAGAGATGAAGTTGACGAACGTGCAATTCCTTGGCTTTCAACCGGTTACAGACATGCCGCGCTATTTATCCTTAGCTGCCGCGAGTATCATTCCGCTAAAGAAGCTAAAGCTCTTTGAAGGGGCTCGTCCGTCAAAAATGTTTCCTGCGATGGGCTGTGCAGTTCCAGTGATCTATAGCGGAGAAGGGGAAGCTGTAGAACTAATCCAAAAGGCCGGAGCAGGACTTACGGTTGAACCAGAAAATCCGAAAGAGATGGCTCAAGCGATCCGTTCCCTTTATGAACTAAGTGACCAGGGAAGGTCTATGGGTGAAAATGGACGGCGTTATGTCGAAGAACATTATTCCTGGGATAAAATTGTTAGCCGATGGCTTCAGGAACTTAAATAG
- the wecB gene encoding UDP-N-acetylglucosamine 2-epimerase (non-hydrolyzing) produces the protein MKIATVIGARPQFIKAAAVSRVLRTQHQEILIHTGQHYDPNMSDIFFEELHIPRPDFNLGIGSGRHGAQTGAILEQVEEVLINEIPDALLVYGDTNSTLAGALAASKLHIPVIHIEAGLRSFNRRMPEEINRVLTDHLSRWLFCPTETAVKNLTAEGITEGVYKNGDVMFDAFLYNLELAKEKSNIMRKLGLTSKSFILCTIHRAENTDDPARLTQILKAVSRISLPVVLPLHPRTRKIAQQMGLNSLLEQVKVIEPVGYLDMITLEAHALKLVTDSGGVQKEAYFAGVPCITMRDETEWVETVEVGWNRLTGADEGKILDAVESFNPPESHPDIFGDGHSAEQFLTILKQ, from the coding sequence ATGAAAATAGCAACGGTCATAGGGGCAAGACCCCAATTTATAAAAGCTGCAGCGGTCTCCCGGGTATTAAGAACTCAGCATCAGGAAATTCTGATCCATACGGGGCAACACTATGATCCCAACATGTCCGATATTTTTTTTGAGGAATTGCATATTCCACGACCCGATTTTAATTTGGGAATCGGATCAGGACGGCATGGCGCGCAAACTGGGGCAATTCTAGAACAGGTTGAGGAAGTACTAATAAATGAAATTCCAGATGCTCTTTTGGTCTATGGAGACACGAACTCCACATTGGCGGGGGCCTTGGCCGCATCGAAACTACATATCCCAGTGATTCATATTGAAGCGGGACTCCGAAGTTTCAATCGCAGAATGCCGGAAGAGATTAACCGTGTGCTAACAGACCATCTCTCCCGTTGGCTTTTCTGTCCCACTGAAACAGCTGTCAAGAACCTGACAGCAGAGGGGATTACGGAGGGAGTCTATAAAAACGGAGATGTCATGTTCGATGCCTTCCTTTATAACCTCGAGCTGGCTAAGGAAAAATCCAATATTATGAGAAAACTTGGATTAACATCCAAATCCTTTATCCTCTGTACCATTCATCGTGCAGAAAATACCGATGACCCAGCACGATTGACACAAATTCTTAAAGCCGTATCTCGAATTTCCCTACCCGTCGTCCTACCACTACATCCGCGAACCCGAAAAATTGCACAACAGATGGGGCTTAATTCCCTTCTAGAGCAGGTTAAGGTTATCGAACCCGTCGGTTATCTCGACATGATTACCCTTGAAGCGCACGCCTTAAAGCTAGTTACCGATTCCGGTGGGGTTCAGAAAGAGGCCTACTTTGCCGGCGTACCTTGTATCACGATGCGGGATGAAACAGAGTGGGTCGAAACGGTTGAAGTGGGTTGGAACCGCCTAACCGGCGCAGATGAAGGGAAAATTCTAGACGCAGTAGAGTCATTTAATCCGCCTGAAAGTCACCCAGATATCTTCGGAGATGGTCATTCCGCAGAGCAATTTTTAACCATACTAAAACAATAA
- a CDS encoding O-antigen ligase family protein, with the protein MKTTDMKETRAKGGSCKDRENHLLVILEVLVTLLWVYMVVRWIYYPSTLITLGYLWGLVWVAVKHPRWLPVVLVVTVPLEVSKEFIPAYSLSERVAGYNVSILDFFRIAQLAISLRWLSDLWQGRKLAKDKIRVWIRVKKDALLWLPILLLGVYLLSTVFSVSPKHSLTETVRLFSLLITFYFAVAYIRDEKDLQRLGYTLIGVGSVLGLIAIGEYFTGHFFFSATPAVVINRRANATFADPNILGRFLVVTFLFSVAELERRAFWKKRLLPLVAILLQGAGLGITGSRGGILALAVSTVIFVVLIPRRKLTLSALVLMVLAIIAAAVLNPVIMARFESLRTGLLSASGGIREYLWRSGIAMVRDHPLFGVGVGAFGFSFTTIYPYFNPYSTFYVSLSHTAILTVLAETGFLGFTMLYFLFGKTIQRGWDISRLVSHERLRFLSTSTVAGVIAIFVSAQGEGRLYEEPLLWILWAMLVSVSRLTNEKIGKDSL; encoded by the coding sequence ATGAAGACAACAGATATGAAAGAGACGAGAGCAAAGGGAGGCAGTTGCAAGGACAGAGAAAACCATTTGCTTGTAATTCTCGAAGTCCTTGTCACTCTATTATGGGTTTATATGGTTGTTCGATGGATTTATTATCCCTCGACCTTGATAACCTTGGGCTATTTATGGGGACTTGTCTGGGTCGCTGTCAAACATCCTAGATGGCTACCAGTTGTCCTAGTCGTCACTGTACCTCTGGAGGTTTCGAAAGAGTTTATTCCAGCTTATAGCTTGTCTGAGCGGGTTGCTGGGTACAACGTCTCCATTTTAGATTTCTTCCGCATCGCCCAGCTCGCGATTTCTCTTCGTTGGTTAAGTGATCTCTGGCAGGGCCGAAAGCTTGCAAAGGATAAAATCCGGGTGTGGATAAGAGTTAAGAAGGACGCCCTACTTTGGCTACCTATCTTGCTTTTAGGCGTTTACCTACTATCGACAGTTTTTTCCGTTTCTCCCAAACATTCATTAACTGAAACTGTACGGTTGTTTTCCTTGCTCATCACGTTCTATTTTGCTGTAGCCTATATCCGAGATGAGAAGGACTTGCAGCGTTTGGGATATACCCTGATTGGGGTAGGAAGTGTTCTCGGTTTGATTGCCATTGGAGAGTATTTCACGGGGCATTTCTTTTTCAGTGCCACGCCAGCTGTCGTTATTAACCGTCGCGCCAACGCCACATTCGCTGATCCCAATATTCTGGGTCGTTTTCTCGTTGTCACCTTCTTATTTTCTGTTGCAGAACTTGAACGGCGTGCCTTCTGGAAGAAACGCCTTTTACCGCTCGTAGCTATTCTCTTGCAAGGAGCGGGCTTGGGAATCACAGGATCACGTGGTGGAATTCTAGCTTTGGCAGTTTCCACAGTTATCTTTGTGGTCTTAATCCCACGCCGTAAATTAACGCTTTCCGCACTGGTTCTAATGGTGCTTGCTATTATTGCCGCAGCCGTTTTGAATCCTGTCATCATGGCTCGTTTTGAAAGCTTACGCACAGGTTTGTTAAGTGCTTCAGGAGGTATTCGAGAATACTTGTGGCGATCCGGAATAGCCATGGTTAGGGATCATCCACTGTTCGGCGTTGGAGTGGGAGCGTTTGGGTTCTCATTTACCACAATCTATCCCTACTTTAATCCCTACTCCACCTTTTATGTCTCTTTGTCCCATACTGCGATACTTACCGTTTTAGCAGAAACGGGTTTTCTCGGATTCACCATGCTATATTTCCTTTTTGGTAAGACAATCCAAAGAGGGTGGGATATTTCTCGCCTAGTAAGCCATGAACGCCTACGCTTTTTAAGTACCAGTACAGTGGCCGGGGTTATTGCGATCTTCGTCAGCGCACAAGGGGAAGGACGTTTATATGAGGAACCTTTACTCTGGATACTCTGGGCAATGCTTGTCTCAGTCTCTCGTCTAACTAACGAGAAAATCGGAAAGGATAGTTTATAA
- a CDS encoding flippase, which translates to MSFIRNSFLTLFGTIARVLLSMGSQIIITRVLGPAGKGLYAFLVQIPTVLVPLSSLGLNYANTYYIAKNPEDGKKAVGSSLAMAIILGGVMVLGVGISYLFLRNGYMQAVTPVQLRLILLAIPFGLLNLYWLSVLWGMDSIGKYNLALMVQFIVLSFGVAVAAAMHRLTVTTGFGIWVVGNILTTLYMLPDMAKIVRWRFQTFSTSYIRQTLSYGAKSYLANVMMVINYRLDLFIITGFLPLTQVGLYATAVTLAEMVGYMGNAVNTALIPKLASGKDSLTFSMTPKVTRLTLLLTLLAALGMALIAYPLILLFFGARFSASFYPLLLLLPGIVALSGSSVLSGDLMARGKPIYTSISSGITVGLTVILDFTLIPLWGILGASIASSLVYLSLFALNYVFYRRESGESLRTVLIFTWEDTREMMLFVKKARFKWASRREEG; encoded by the coding sequence ATGAGCTTTATTCGAAATAGTTTTTTAACACTTTTTGGAACAATTGCTCGAGTTCTGCTTTCCATGGGGAGCCAAATCATCATTACCCGAGTATTGGGACCTGCCGGCAAGGGATTGTATGCCTTTCTTGTTCAGATTCCTACAGTACTTGTTCCACTGAGCAGTTTGGGATTAAATTATGCCAATACATACTATATCGCCAAAAATCCTGAAGATGGAAAAAAAGCTGTGGGAAGTTCACTAGCCATGGCTATTATCTTGGGCGGAGTAATGGTGCTAGGCGTCGGAATAAGTTACCTCTTCTTGAGGAATGGTTATATGCAGGCAGTAACGCCAGTGCAACTTCGACTTATTCTTCTGGCAATTCCGTTCGGATTGCTTAATCTGTACTGGTTGAGCGTGCTTTGGGGAATGGATTCAATTGGGAAATATAACCTAGCCTTGATGGTTCAATTCATCGTGCTCTCTTTTGGGGTCGCGGTGGCAGCGGCAATGCATCGTCTAACCGTGACCACGGGTTTTGGAATCTGGGTAGTCGGGAATATTTTGACCACACTTTACATGCTCCCAGATATGGCGAAGATTGTTCGTTGGCGTTTTCAAACGTTTAGCACCTCTTACATACGCCAAACTCTGAGCTACGGAGCTAAGTCTTACTTAGCCAATGTTATGATGGTCATTAACTATCGCCTCGATCTTTTTATTATCACTGGCTTTTTACCGTTGACTCAGGTGGGCCTTTACGCCACCGCGGTGACCCTCGCCGAAATGGTTGGGTATATGGGCAATGCCGTTAATACGGCGCTTATTCCAAAACTGGCTTCAGGAAAAGATAGCCTGACCTTCTCTATGACACCGAAAGTAACTCGGTTAACCCTATTGCTCACCTTGCTTGCAGCGCTAGGGATGGCCTTAATTGCTTACCCCCTAATACTTCTCTTCTTTGGAGCTCGATTTAGTGCGTCTTTTTATCCCTTGCTTTTACTACTGCCCGGAATTGTCGCACTCAGCGGGTCTTCTGTGCTTTCGGGTGACTTAATGGCCCGAGGAAAACCCATTTATACTAGTATCTCCTCAGGTATTACGGTCGGATTGACAGTGATCCTTGATTTCACACTCATTCCACTTTGGGGCATACTGGGAGCGTCCATCGCTTCAAGTTTGGTATATCTATCCCTCTTTGCTCTGAATTACGTCTTTTATCGTCGTGAAAGCGGAGAAAGCTTGAGAACTGTCTTGATTTTTACCTGGGAGGATACTAGAGAGATGATGTTATTTGTTAAGAAAGCTCGCTTTAAATGGGCATCGAGGAGGGAGGAAGGGTAA
- a CDS encoding DegT/DnrJ/EryC1/StrS family aminotransferase, which produces MRIPLLDLKAQYLTIKEEIDRAIFDVLDSSVFILGPQMKTLEKEIAAYCGTEEAVAVGNGTDALVLTLKAFGIGPGDEVITTPFTFFASAETIAQVGATPVFVDVDPITLNMDPALLEKKITSRTKAIIPVHIFGQMLDVERIMEIAARYDLKVIEDAAQAIGAEYQGKKAGSIGHAATFSFFPTKNLGAYGDGGMIVTNDKDLASQLRMLRFHGCKIKYYHDEIGYNSRLDEMQAAILRVKLRYLDTWNEGRREKAKVYDELLKDSPIKLPGRDPSAKPIYHLYVLRSSRRKELMEALNEAGIASAIYYPVPLHLQHAFDNLGYHEGDFPVAEKACQEALAIPCYPELSRAEQEEIIRVIEGVHRGK; this is translated from the coding sequence ATGCGTATTCCGCTGTTAGATCTTAAAGCCCAATATTTAACGATAAAAGAAGAGATTGATCGGGCCATCTTTGATGTGCTGGATTCCTCTGTATTTATTTTGGGTCCACAAATGAAGACATTAGAAAAGGAAATCGCGGCTTATTGCGGGACGGAGGAAGCTGTAGCGGTAGGCAATGGTACTGATGCGTTGGTACTCACGCTTAAGGCCTTCGGCATCGGACCGGGGGACGAGGTGATCACGACGCCGTTTACGTTTTTCGCGTCGGCAGAGACGATCGCGCAAGTTGGGGCAACCCCTGTATTTGTGGATGTTGACCCGATAACTCTTAACATGGACCCTGCACTGCTAGAGAAGAAGATAACCTCTCGCACGAAAGCGATTATCCCGGTACATATTTTCGGTCAAATGCTGGATGTTGAGAGAATCATGGAAATTGCTGCGCGCTACGACTTAAAAGTTATAGAAGACGCGGCCCAAGCCATTGGGGCAGAGTATCAGGGCAAGAAAGCTGGTTCCATCGGACATGCCGCAACGTTTAGCTTCTTTCCGACGAAGAACTTAGGGGCTTATGGTGATGGCGGAATGATCGTCACTAATGATAAAGACCTAGCCTCACAACTTCGGATGCTCCGATTTCATGGATGTAAAATAAAATATTATCACGATGAAATCGGCTATAATAGTCGTTTGGATGAAATGCAAGCGGCAATTCTTAGGGTCAAGCTACGTTATTTGGACACTTGGAATGAAGGTCGCCGAGAAAAGGCTAAGGTTTATGATGAATTATTGAAAGATTCACCGATCAAACTACCCGGTCGTGACCCGTCGGCCAAACCCATCTATCATCTTTACGTACTGCGCTCCTCGCGTCGAAAAGAGCTTATGGAAGCCCTCAATGAGGCGGGCATCGCTAGTGCCATATATTATCCAGTCCCCTTACATTTACAGCACGCCTTCGATAACTTAGGTTATCATGAGGGTGACTTCCCCGTTGCGGAGAAGGCCTGTCAAGAAGCCCTCGCAATTCCTTGTTATCCAGAACTGTCTCGGGCAGAGCAAGAAGAAATTATCCGTGTAATTGAAGGGGTACATCGTGGAAAATAA